A genomic window from bacterium includes:
- a CDS encoding TSUP family transporter, which yields MKVTVGFAALVVLFGVLGGLMSSLLGIGSGIIMVPILSALWEKTVPEAQKVAQGTALAMMVPMTIAGALSYHFGGQQTDLRFGLPMVIWCLVLAFIALAVPLRVFPLMGMEQALGYVNWKYVAILSVGAVIGSTWMGAPLALVLKVDVLKKLFGLFIIIVGLRMIGGFGLIGGLIARMFAKA from the coding sequence ATGAAAGTGACGGTTGGCTTCGCGGCGCTTGTGGTCCTGTTCGGGGTGCTGGGCGGGCTGATGTCGAGTCTGCTCGGCATCGGCAGTGGCATCATCATGGTGCCAATCCTCAGCGCCCTGTGGGAGAAGACGGTCCCCGAGGCCCAGAAGGTCGCCCAGGGCACCGCGCTGGCCATGATGGTGCCGATGACCATCGCCGGCGCGCTCAGCTACCACTTCGGCGGCCAGCAGACCGACCTGCGGTTCGGGCTCCCGATGGTCATCTGGTGCCTGGTACTCGCCTTCATCGCGCTGGCGGTACCCCTACGGGTGTTCCCGTTGATGGGCATGGAGCAGGCGCTGGGCTATGTGAACTGGAAGTATGTTGCCATTCTGTCAGTCGGGGCTGTGATCGGCAGCACGTGGATGGGCGCGCCGTTGGCGCTGGTGCTGAAGGTAGACGTCCTCAAGAAGCTGTTCGGCCTCTTCATCATCATCGTCGGCCTGCGGATGATCGGCGGGTTCGGGCTGATCGGTGGGCTGATCGCGCGGATGTTCGCCAAGGCGTAG
- a CDS encoding DUF5110 domain-containing protein: MDLTLDNGLTLRVQPLTPNAFRIRLSRDGGFPEPGLVRYGIVQGEGDVAHEIAEDGGAVSVATDEASLLVSRRDGAVSLLDAQGNLLVRQSPSPEVGDSGFDLRLALGPDEQLYGHGDETRDRLNKRGHKGLMMVRNVTSYTPIPFLMSTGGWAVFVNSTWFHQFDAGATDLAELRIWADEGELDFVLIAGENLPALLDRYTEIAGRPHLLPLFGYGLTFVCDEREVRARDVLYEGHAFRREEMPCDVLGLEPGWMETRYDFSLDKKWSEERFHFPFWLPGMRAGGFPAALTNMGFKLSLWLCCDYDLSEYEESLLGTACGLEARGPSNGDGGQQDAGAPTEDDLFQDPHFQKDRRFFDTQHRAGEGWFEHLKKFVDDGAQCFKMDGANQVLFHPDRQWRNGMTDAEMHNLYPVLLAKQMSRGYGEYTGKRAMIYTACGYAGTQQYAATWAGDTGGGEKPLVSLLNHGLSGHSNTSCDMQVWNRHGVHFGFLQPWCQILSWHMYNQPFFLGRDMEPVFRFYVNWRYRHLPYFYSAAHQAARTGLPIMRAMPLVAPDDPASPDLIHQYMVGEWFLTCAFTDTIHLPAGRWVDVWTGKTHVGPTDLPCECPPDRGGPLFVKEGAIIPQYPAMQYVGEVPLDPVTVEVFPGKASSFTMTEDDGISYAYLDGAVATTEMSCVTKGKQIVVTIGPRHGTYEGMPGERHYEVLVHIPHKPTSVAVNAKAAAKGTWDYDAAAKAVRVRAAEDKRRKKAVVVTIEG, from the coding sequence ATGGACCTGACGCTCGACAATGGCCTCACCCTTCGCGTTCAGCCCCTCACACCGAACGCCTTCCGCATTCGCTTGAGCCGCGATGGCGGCTTCCCCGAGCCGGGCCTGGTACGCTATGGCATCGTGCAGGGCGAGGGGGACGTGGCCCACGAGATCGCCGAGGACGGTGGCGCAGTGAGCGTGGCGACCGACGAGGCCTCCCTCCTCGTCAGCCGCCGCGACGGCGCCGTCTCCCTGCTTGACGCGCAGGGCAACCTCCTCGTGCGGCAGTCCCCCTCCCCCGAGGTCGGTGACAGCGGCTTCGACCTGCGCCTGGCGCTCGGCCCTGACGAGCAGCTCTACGGTCACGGCGACGAGACGCGCGACCGACTCAACAAGCGCGGCCACAAAGGCCTGATGATGGTCCGCAATGTCACGAGCTACACGCCCATCCCGTTTCTGATGAGCACCGGCGGCTGGGCCGTCTTCGTCAACAGCACGTGGTTCCACCAGTTCGATGCCGGGGCGACGGACCTGGCGGAACTGCGCATCTGGGCCGACGAGGGTGAGCTGGACTTCGTCCTCATCGCCGGCGAGAACCTGCCCGCGCTGCTGGACCGCTACACGGAGATCGCCGGCCGGCCCCACCTGCTGCCCCTGTTCGGCTACGGCCTGACGTTCGTGTGCGATGAGCGCGAGGTCCGGGCGCGTGACGTGCTCTACGAAGGCCACGCCTTCCGCCGCGAGGAGATGCCGTGCGATGTGCTGGGCCTGGAGCCCGGATGGATGGAGACGCGCTATGACTTCTCGCTGGACAAGAAGTGGAGCGAGGAGCGGTTCCACTTCCCCTTCTGGCTGCCGGGCATGAGGGCCGGGGGCTTCCCGGCGGCGCTCACGAACATGGGCTTCAAGCTCAGCCTGTGGCTATGCTGTGACTATGACCTGAGCGAGTATGAGGAGAGCCTGTTGGGAACGGCGTGCGGGCTGGAAGCCCGCGGTCCCAGTAACGGCGACGGCGGCCAGCAGGATGCTGGCGCTCCTACGGAAGACGACCTGTTCCAGGACCCGCACTTCCAGAAAGACCGGCGCTTCTTCGACACGCAGCACCGCGCGGGTGAGGGGTGGTTCGAGCACCTCAAGAAGTTCGTGGATGATGGCGCCCAGTGCTTCAAGATGGATGGCGCCAACCAGGTGCTGTTCCACCCGGACCGCCAGTGGCGCAACGGCATGACCGATGCCGAGATGCACAACCTGTACCCGGTGCTGCTGGCCAAGCAGATGAGCCGCGGCTATGGGGAGTACACGGGCAAGCGGGCAATGATCTACACGGCCTGTGGGTACGCTGGGACGCAGCAGTACGCGGCCACGTGGGCCGGTGACACGGGCGGCGGCGAGAAGCCGCTGGTGTCGCTGCTGAACCATGGGCTGTCGGGGCACTCCAACACCAGTTGCGACATGCAGGTGTGGAACCGCCACGGGGTCCACTTCGGCTTCCTGCAGCCCTGGTGCCAGATCCTGTCCTGGCACATGTACAACCAGCCGTTCTTCCTGGGCCGGGACATGGAGCCGGTCTTCCGCTTCTACGTCAACTGGCGGTATCGGCACCTGCCGTACTTCTACTCCGCGGCCCACCAGGCGGCGCGGACGGGGCTGCCGATCATGCGCGCCATGCCGCTGGTCGCTCCCGACGACCCCGCCTCGCCCGACCTCATCCACCAGTACATGGTCGGCGAGTGGTTCCTGACATGCGCCTTCACGGACACGATCCATCTGCCCGCCGGACGCTGGGTGGACGTCTGGACCGGCAAGACGCACGTGGGCCCCACGGACCTGCCGTGCGAGTGCCCGCCCGACCGCGGCGGCCCGCTCTTCGTCAAAGAGGGCGCGATCATCCCGCAGTACCCCGCGATGCAGTACGTGGGCGAGGTGCCGCTGGACCCGGTGACGGTGGAGGTGTTCCCGGGCAAGGCGTCGAGCTTCACGATGACCGAGGATGACGGGATCAGCTACGCCTATCTCGACGGTGCCGTGGCGACGACGGAGATGTCGTGCGTGACGAAGGGCAAGCAGATCGTCGTGACCATCGGTCCGCGCCACGGCACATATGAGGGGATGCCCGGGGAGCGGCACTATGAGGTGCTCGTGCACATCCCGCACAAGCCGACCTCAGTGGCCGTCAACGCAAAGGCTGCCGCGAAGGGAACATGGGACTACGACGCGGCGGCGAAGGCCGTGCGCGTGCGAGCGGCGGAGGACAAGCGGCGGAAGAAGGCCGTGGTGGTGACGATCGAGGGGTAG
- a CDS encoding Gfo/Idh/MocA family oxidoreductase: MEKTKIAIVGCGGMARGHASRFEMILDQVEVVAAVDVVREKAQAVADLLPAGTKVAEDYREVLDDVDALLLVLPHHLHHPVTMDCLAHGKHVLVEKPMANSEQECIEMINAAREADRVLMVAYCMRFHPLVVKLKELIANKTYGECFQLSLWTEQLTKYPEDHWASSAKTLGGGQLFSHGCHYIDLMLWMMGKPVWGTHFGTNFCTPWMEREGTSHVTIEFDNGALGYHQGTWGARGSRLRYSFHAHCSDGMIEAAFTQGQLILHSEMRPHVPGEPERSGEEILLEAPAAKSTEIEMAHFIECIRTGQKPLTDAVSSLEGLQVIWKLYEAEEKRELADLRALGLGTYRG, translated from the coding sequence ATGGAGAAGACCAAGATCGCAATTGTCGGCTGTGGTGGTATGGCGCGAGGCCATGCCAGTCGGTTCGAGATGATCCTCGACCAGGTGGAGGTCGTCGCTGCCGTGGATGTCGTCCGGGAGAAAGCGCAGGCCGTGGCCGACCTGCTCCCGGCCGGCACGAAGGTCGCCGAGGACTACCGCGAGGTCCTCGATGACGTGGACGCCCTGCTGCTGGTGCTCCCGCATCATCTGCACCATCCGGTGACGATGGACTGTCTGGCCCACGGCAAGCACGTGCTCGTCGAAAAGCCGATGGCCAACAGCGAGCAGGAGTGCATCGAGATGATCAACGCCGCGCGGGAGGCCGACCGCGTGCTGATGGTCGCCTACTGCATGCGCTTCCACCCGCTCGTGGTCAAGCTCAAGGAACTGATCGCCAACAAGACCTACGGCGAGTGCTTCCAGCTCTCGCTGTGGACCGAGCAGCTCACCAAGTACCCGGAGGACCACTGGGCCAGCAGCGCCAAGACCCTCGGCGGCGGGCAGCTCTTCAGCCACGGGTGCCACTACATTGACCTGATGCTGTGGATGATGGGTAAGCCGGTGTGGGGCACACACTTCGGGACGAACTTCTGCACGCCGTGGATGGAGCGCGAGGGCACCAGCCACGTCACCATCGAGTTCGACAACGGCGCGCTGGGCTACCACCAGGGCACCTGGGGCGCGCGCGGCAGCCGCCTGCGCTACTCCTTCCACGCCCACTGCTCCGATGGCATGATCGAGGCCGCCTTCACGCAGGGCCAGTTGATCCTGCACTCGGAGATGCGGCCGCACGTGCCAGGTGAGCCCGAACGGTCAGGCGAGGAGATCCTCCTGGAGGCCCCGGCCGCCAAGTCCACCGAGATCGAGATGGCCCACTTCATCGAGTGCATCCGCACCGGCCAAAAGCCGCTGACGGACGCGGTCAGCTCGCTGGAGGGCCTGCAGGTCATCTGGAAGCTGTACGAAGCGGAAGAGAAGCGGGAGTTGGCCGACCTGCGCGCCCTGGGGCTGGGGACGTACCGGGGGTAG
- the mtnA gene encoding S-methyl-5-thioribose-1-phosphate isomerase has protein sequence MQPIPDTVTLERAPDGLAVRMIDQTLLPTCEQIIDVTTIPDLCEAIRMLRVRGAPAIGCAAACGVAMAAGRSTAGDLAALQAELRQVIADLAATRPTAVNLFWALERMRGIVETGGDAAALRADLEAEARAIVSDDLDRCHRMGRHGAELIPAGARILTHCNAGALATAGYGTALGVIRAAAEQGKVVRVYADETRPLLQGARLTAWELCRAGIPCTVICDNMSGSLMARGEIDCVVLGADRIAANGDFANKIGTYGVAVLARHHGIPFYVAAPISTVDYALASGAGIPIEQRDPTEVAELGHFARCPVVPAEASIYNPAFDVTPAELVTAIITEKGVARAPFGESLGQWRK, from the coding sequence ATGCAACCCATTCCCGACACCGTCACTCTCGAGCGCGCCCCCGACGGCCTGGCCGTGCGCATGATTGACCAGACGCTGCTGCCCACGTGCGAGCAGATCATTGACGTGACCACGATCCCCGATCTGTGTGAGGCCATCCGCATGTTGCGGGTGCGCGGGGCGCCGGCCATCGGCTGCGCGGCGGCGTGCGGGGTGGCGATGGCGGCCGGGCGCAGCACGGCGGGCGATCTGGCGGCCCTGCAGGCGGAGCTGCGGCAGGTCATCGCCGACCTGGCGGCGACGCGGCCCACCGCCGTCAATCTCTTCTGGGCGCTGGAGCGGATGCGGGGCATCGTCGAGACGGGCGGTGACGCCGCGGCGCTCCGGGCGGACCTCGAAGCCGAGGCCCGCGCCATCGTCAGCGACGATCTGGACCGCTGCCACCGCATGGGGCGCCACGGGGCGGAGCTGATCCCGGCCGGGGCGCGCATCCTGACCCACTGCAACGCCGGGGCGCTGGCCACGGCGGGCTACGGCACGGCGCTGGGCGTCATCCGCGCCGCCGCCGAGCAGGGCAAAGTCGTGCGGGTCTACGCCGACGAGACGCGACCGCTGCTGCAGGGCGCGCGGCTGACGGCCTGGGAGCTGTGCCGCGCGGGCATCCCCTGCACGGTCATCTGCGACAACATGTCCGGCAGCCTCATGGCGCGCGGCGAGATTGACTGCGTCGTGCTGGGGGCCGACCGCATCGCCGCCAACGGCGACTTCGCCAACAAGATTGGCACGTACGGCGTGGCGGTGCTCGCGAGGCACCACGGCATCCCGTTCTATGTCGCGGCGCCGATCTCGACGGTGGACTACGCGCTCGCCTCGGGCGCCGGCATTCCCATCGAGCAGCGCGACCCGACCGAAGTGGCCGAGCTGGGGCATTTCGCGCGCTGCCCGGTCGTCCCGGCCGAGGCGAGCATCTACAACCCGGCCTTCGATGTCACACCGGCGGAGCTGGTGACAGCCATCATCACGGAGAAGGGCGTCGCCCGGGCGCCGTTTGGGGAGAGCCTGGGGCAGTGGCGGAAGTGA
- a CDS encoding M55 family metallopeptidase — MKIHIITDLEGPAMINQFTQTRDVTPEEKARSDWFLTGEVNACVDGILDFDPQAEVIVWDGHGGGGIDRTRFHRDAKLIARGPIRAPYYLDETFDGLMFVGQHAMMGERGVLCHTYSSKSIQYYKINGIEMGEFGCRALMAGTMGVPTIFVAGDDAAVEEAEALVPEIVGAAVKQALSRELAIHLSHEASCALIRQQAAAACAKCKDIPPCYFPGPYTQEIQVLEGVSIQGYLDGGWEFVDRRTVKKTRDDICELNI; from the coding sequence ATGAAGATCCACATCATCACGGACCTCGAGGGTCCGGCCATGATCAACCAGTTCACCCAGACGCGAGATGTCACGCCCGAGGAGAAGGCGCGCTCCGACTGGTTCCTGACCGGCGAAGTGAATGCGTGCGTGGATGGCATCCTGGACTTCGACCCGCAGGCCGAGGTGATCGTCTGGGACGGTCACGGTGGTGGGGGCATTGACCGGACGCGCTTCCACCGCGATGCCAAGCTCATCGCGCGCGGGCCGATCCGGGCGCCGTACTACCTCGACGAGACCTTCGACGGCCTCATGTTCGTGGGCCAGCACGCGATGATGGGGGAGCGGGGCGTGCTCTGCCACACGTACTCCTCCAAGTCCATCCAGTACTACAAGATCAACGGCATCGAGATGGGCGAGTTCGGTTGCCGGGCGCTGATGGCCGGGACGATGGGCGTCCCCACGATCTTCGTGGCTGGCGACGACGCGGCCGTCGAGGAGGCCGAGGCCCTCGTGCCCGAGATCGTCGGCGCCGCGGTCAAGCAGGCCCTGTCGCGGGAGCTGGCGATCCACCTGTCGCACGAGGCGTCGTGCGCCCTGATTCGCCAGCAGGCCGCCGCGGCCTGCGCCAAGTGCAAGGACATCCCGCCGTGCTACTTCCCCGGCCCGTATACCCAGGAGATCCAGGTGCTTGAGGGGGTCAGCATCCAGGGGTACCTCGACGGCGGGTGGGAGTTCGTGGACCGGAGGACGGTCAAGAAGACGCGGGACGACATCTGTGAGCTGAACATATAG
- a CDS encoding HD domain-containing protein, protein MDCLPRIALDRIETIIADRLANWPPQWEGFHWPGYTHEHTYRVRSLALALGEREGADPAIVEPAALLHDICKAEGREHARLGAEESDGILHELGVHDGLRAPIVAAIALHSGDNTPDHPIENRVLGDADLIDANFGYVATWRFITIRAGREMPFAETISGMVEWLPKKDELQALLLTDAGRACAAERSRAMHAFCDDIAAAFDGQSGGAALQSLALREMVEHIAADCARASLTTQLPALRQLAGDDALAQGACDRLDDEVAGRR, encoded by the coding sequence GTGGACTGTCTTCCCCGCATCGCTCTGGACCGCATTGAGACCATCATCGCCGACCGCCTGGCCAACTGGCCCCCGCAATGGGAGGGCTTCCACTGGCCCGGCTACACCCACGAACACACCTACCGCGTGCGCAGTCTGGCGCTGGCGCTAGGGGAGCGAGAGGGCGCCGACCCGGCCATCGTCGAGCCGGCGGCCCTGCTGCACGACATCTGCAAGGCCGAGGGGCGAGAGCACGCGCGCCTCGGCGCCGAGGAGAGTGACGGGATCCTGCACGAGCTGGGGGTGCACGACGGCCTGCGCGCGCCCATCGTGGCAGCCATCGCGCTGCACTCGGGCGACAACACCCCGGATCACCCCATCGAGAACCGTGTCCTGGGCGATGCCGACCTGATTGACGCCAACTTCGGCTACGTCGCTACGTGGCGCTTCATCACGATCCGTGCGGGCCGCGAGATGCCGTTCGCCGAGACGATCAGCGGCATGGTCGAGTGGCTGCCGAAGAAGGACGAGCTGCAGGCGCTGCTGCTGACCGACGCCGGCCGGGCCTGTGCCGCCGAGCGCTCGCGGGCCATGCACGCCTTCTGTGACGACATTGCCGCGGCCTTCGACGGCCAGTCGGGTGGCGCGGCTCTGCAGAGCCTTGCGCTGCGTGAGATGGTCGAGCACATCGCCGCCGACTGCGCCCGCGCCAGCCTCACGACCCAACTGCCGGCCCTGCGGCAGTTGGCGGGAGACGATGCCCTCGCGCAGGGCGCCTGTGACCGGCTCGATGACGAAGTCGCCGGACGCCGCTAG